The Lysobacter helvus nucleotide sequence CGACCAGCAATTCGCTGCGTTCGCGATCCAGGCGATCGACGTCGCGGCGCGCGGCTTCGGTGCGCGCGGCGAGTTCGGCGGTTTCGGTGCGGCGGCTGGCGACCTGCACGGCATGCGCGCGATCGCGACTGCGCGCCGTGGCGATGGCGTCGATGGACTGGCGCGCGCGCAGGCGTTCGTAGGCGCCGAAGCCCTGCAGGCGGGCGTCGGCGTCCAGCGACAGCAGACGCTGCGAGAGCGCGGCCGCGGGATCCGTGCCGGCCGGCACGCCCTGCGGCGCGGGCCATGCGACCGGCGCGGGTTGGTCGCCGGCGCCGAGTTGCAGGCGCTGGCGCAGTTCGGTGATTTCGTTGGCGCGCTGCGTGTAATCGGCCTGGGTGGTGGCCGCGCGGCTGCGTGCGAGGGCGAGTTCGCCATCGGTGGACGCGGACTCGGCCAGCAGGCGCGCCTGGTCCTCGTCGCCCCGGGCCATCGCCGATTGCGCAGCGCCCAACGCGCTGCGCGCCGATGCAAGTTCGGCCGATGCGTACTGGTCCGCGTCGGCGCTCTCCGCGCGCGAGACCGCTTGTTGCGCCGCGGACAACTCGCCGGTGGGCGGCGGCAGGCTAGCGCAGCCCGCGAGCGCGGACGCGATCACAAGGCCGCAAATCCACGCGTGTTGCGTTTTACGGAAGTGTGCGAAGCTTGGGCGCATAGGGGTGCCGTGCTGTTCTGAAGGGGGACGACGCGCGGTCATTGTGATGAAGCCGGCGCCGTGCATGCAATCGGCCGCCAAGACACGAGGGTACGGCACATGGACATCGGCTATTTCCTGAAGCTGATGACGGAGAAGAACGCGTCGGACATGTTCCTGACGACCGGTGCTCCCGTTTACATCAAGGTCGAAGGCAAGTTGTACCCCCTCGGCAACACCGGCCTGCCCCCGGGCATGGTCAAGAAGATCGCCTATTCGCTGATGGACGAGGGCCAGGTGCCCCAGTTCGAGCGCGACCTGGAACTGAACATGGCGATCGCGCTGGCCGATTCCGGCCGCTTCCGCGTGAACGTGTTCAAGCAGCGCGGCGAGGTGGGCATGGTGATCCGCGCGATCCGCAGCGTGATCCCGTCCATCGAAGAGCTGCAGCTGCCGCAGGTGCTGAAGGAAATCATCATGGCCCCGCGCGGCCTGGTGCTGATCGTCGGCTCCACCGGTTCGGGCAAGTCGACCACGCTCGCCTCGATGATCGACCACCGCAACAGCACCTCGTCGGGCCACATCCTCACCATCGAGGATCCGATCGAATACCTGCACAAGCACAAGAAGTCGATCGTCAACCAGCGCGAAGTCGGCCTGGACACGCACGCCTTCCACAACGCGCTCAAGAACGCGATGCGCGAGGCGCCGGACGTCATCCTGATCGGCGAGATCCTGGACGCCACCACGATGGAAGCGGCGATCGCCTTCGCCGAAACCGGCCACATCTGCCTGGCCACGCTGCACTCCAACAACGCCGACCAGACGATCGAGCGCATCCTCAACTTCTTCCCCGAGGCCGCGCACAAGAACGTGCTGATGAACCTCGCGCTCAACCTCAAGGCGGTGGTGTCGCAGCGCCTGGTGGTCGGCGTGGATGGCCGCCGCATGCCGGCCGCCGAAGTGCTGATCAACACGCCGATGATCCGCGACCTGCTGCGCCGCGGGCAGGTGCACGAGATCAAGCAGGCGATGGAAGAGTCGCTGGAAGCGGGCATGGAGTCGTTCGACCAGTGCCTGTTCCGCCTCTACAAGGAAGGCCGCATCGAGAAGGAAGCCGCGCTGCAGGCCGCCGACTCGCGCGATGGCCTTGCGCTGAAGTTCCGCCTCTCCGAGGGCGGCACCGGCGAACACGATCCCTACGCGGACGTGTTCGAAACCAAGATCGGCTGAAACCCCCGCCGCGCGCGAGCGCGGCTCAGGTGGGTTGCGGGGCGTCCGGTTGCATTTCCGGGCGCGCCGCGTCGAAGGCCGGCAACGCCAGGCACGCCGCTTCGATGCGCTGGATGGTCGGGTACTTGCCCAGGTCGATGTTGAACCGCCGCGCGTTGTAGACCTGCGGGACCAGGCAGATGTCGGCCAGCGTCGGCGCGTGGCCGTCGCAGAATTCGCCCGTCGAAGGATGGTCGGCCAGCATCGACTCGAATGCGGCCAGGCCGTCGCCGATCCAGTGGCGCACCCATTCGTCGCGTTCGGGTTGCGGCACGTGCCATTCGCGCTCGAAGTACTGCAGCACGCGCAGGTTGTTGAGCGGATGCACGTCGCACGCGATCAGCTGCGCCAGGCCGCGCACGCGCTGGCGGTCGCGCGCGGTGGCGGGCAGCAGCGGCGGCGAGGGCCACACTTCGTCCAGGTATTCGAGGATGGCCATCGACTGGCGCAGGTTGCGCTGGCCGTGTTCGAGCACCGGCACCAGGCCTTGCGGATTGGCGGCGCGGAACGCGGGCGTGTGCTGGTCGCCGCCATCGCGCAGCAGGTGCACCGAGGCGATGTCGTACGGCAGTCCCTTGAGGTTGAGGCCGATGCGCACGCGGTACGCAGCGCTGGAGCGCCAATAGGAAAACAGCCGCAACCGATCGTTCACGAGGCTCCCCCGAGCGCCTGCCGCGTGGTGCGGCAAGGCACATTAGCTTGCCCGCCTGCCGGGCGGAAGACCGTCAGCCTGCCGCCGACTGCCGTTCGATCTTCTGGTCGATCGCGCCGAAGATGCTGTGGCCGGCCTTGTCGAGCATTTCGATGCGAACGCTGTCGCCGAATGA carries:
- a CDS encoding OmpA family protein, translating into MIASALAGCASLPPPTGELSAAQQAVSRAESADADQYASAELASARSALGAAQSAMARGDEDQARLLAESASTDGELALARSRAATTQADYTQRANEITELRQRLQLGAGDQPAPVAWPAPQGVPAGTDPAAALSQRLLSLDADARLQGFGAYERLRARQSIDAIATARSRDRAHAVQVASRRTETAELAARTEAARRDVDRLDRERSELLVEASRQDAERARQETERLRVEAQIQAEEAQRLRAAAETEAAARQQAEDVILDVAGDQAAKLAAAREKDAALARKEAELTAGGSLPPSKRDARGEVFTLGGDAFASGQATLTASATASLRALAAYLQAGPAPRVKIEGHTDGQGEAAANQALSARRASAVLAALAAGGVPKARMQSTGLGESSPIADDTTAAGRARNRRVEIIVSAK
- the maiA gene encoding maleylacetoacetate isomerase is translated as MNDRLRLFSYWRSSAAYRVRIGLNLKGLPYDIASVHLLRDGGDQHTPAFRAANPQGLVPVLEHGQRNLRQSMAILEYLDEVWPSPPLLPATARDRQRVRGLAQLIACDVHPLNNLRVLQYFEREWHVPQPERDEWVRHWIGDGLAAFESMLADHPSTGEFCDGHAPTLADICLVPQVYNARRFNIDLGKYPTIQRIEAACLALPAFDAARPEMQPDAPQPT
- a CDS encoding PilT/PilU family type 4a pilus ATPase produces the protein MDIGYFLKLMTEKNASDMFLTTGAPVYIKVEGKLYPLGNTGLPPGMVKKIAYSLMDEGQVPQFERDLELNMAIALADSGRFRVNVFKQRGEVGMVIRAIRSVIPSIEELQLPQVLKEIIMAPRGLVLIVGSTGSGKSTTLASMIDHRNSTSSGHILTIEDPIEYLHKHKKSIVNQREVGLDTHAFHNALKNAMREAPDVILIGEILDATTMEAAIAFAETGHICLATLHSNNADQTIERILNFFPEAAHKNVLMNLALNLKAVVSQRLVVGVDGRRMPAAEVLINTPMIRDLLRRGQVHEIKQAMEESLEAGMESFDQCLFRLYKEGRIEKEAALQAADSRDGLALKFRLSEGGTGEHDPYADVFETKIG